GTGTGGCAGCCACTTTTGCTGTCAGTTCTGCGTCAACATGGGCACGCCTAGCAGAATTAACTTTTGATCTTAGATCCTCGTCCAAAACCAAACTAGcttctgtttcaagtttAGATACCATATAAGCTAAACTCATGTGATTACCGTTTGTAGTCAATGCAGATGATTTTTGGGCCCATCTACAGAATTCTTTTCTAAGATCAAAGTACTTGGGTAAGTCCAAGTACGCGGGAAGGGCTATACTTCTTTCACGCGACTCCTTGGGTAATTTCAAGCGGAGATCCCAGGCATTCAGAGTTATAAAACTGAATGACAAGCCGTTGCTGACCAAGTTTGAGTCAATAAATCTGCTAAGCTCCTCTACCGCATCCTTGAGTGAACCAGCGTTCTTGACACTTTCCCATGTAAGAGTTGTCATGCTGGTACAAAGCGGGGTTATAGGAGTGTTGAATGGTTTAGCCAGAACACTTCCCCTACCAACTATTTCAAAGTTGGTTCCAGGATCTAGCAGAACCCATGCTAGCTCAATAATCTCTGAAGGGTCGCGTTTGAACTGCTGAGAACTCTCATTGGCGGTGGTGTTGATATGCAACACAATATATCGATCGGACATTCTACTGCTGAATTCAAGCACAGGAATGTATGATGGATATAAGGAAAGTAGAAGCTCAAAAACGGAACCCGATACAGAACGctggagattttgaagccaaCCTCGATACTATTgacattttttttttattttttcacAGAGCGTCGATCAATACCGCGAAGGTAACTAGCGAGACTGGAGAATCTACCTGGGGAGCGTTTGGTACAAATCAAGAAACGCTGTATTGATGTATCTTCGGACATAACGATGAAAACAATCCTTCCTATAGCCATAAAATGAGTTTGAGGTATATACGTATACATACATATATATACATAGGTCTATAAACGTCCTAGCTGAGATCGGGCCTTACATAACTCATTCATTCATCATACGTCGTACTTAGTGCATAGTAATCACAGCACGAATACAGTTTCCAGCATGCATGTCATGAAATGctttgttgatgttgtCCAGGTCATGTCTGTGTGTGATAAACTCGTCAACTTTAATCTTACCATCAAGATAGTCCTGAACCAAAGATGGCATTTGAGTACGTCCCTTGATACCTCCAAAGGCGCATCCTCTCCAGACTCTGCCAGTAACCAACTGGAAAGGACGGGTAGAGATTTCTTTACCAGCAGCAGCGACACCGATGATGATCGACTCACCCCAACCCTTGTGGCAAGATTCAAGTGCATTTCTCATTACTTGAACATTACCGGTACAGTCGAAGGTATAGTCAAAGCCTCCGTCAGTGATATCAATCAAGTAGTCAACAATATTGGTACCTTCTGGTAAGGTTGTAGGATTGACAAACTTAGTTGCACCAAATTGGTCCGCCCATGccttctttgaatcattgATGTCAATTACAATAATCTCGCTTGCACCTTTGGAAACTGCACCTTGGATGACAGATAATCCAATACATCCAGCACCAAACACACCGATCTTGTCACCCTTAGAGATCTTAGCAGTGTTGATAGCAGCACCGTACCCTGTGGTAACACCACAACCCAACAGACATGTCTTGTCCTTAGGAGCTTCGTCTTGGACTTTAACCACTGAGATGTCAGCCACCACAGTGTATTgagaaaaggaagaacaTCCCATATAGTGAAACAAATCCTTGCCCTTACAACGGAAACGAGAAGTCCCGTCTGGTAACAAACCTTTACCCTGGGTGGCTCTGATTTTACCACAGAGGTTCGTCTTACCAGACAGACAGAACTTGCACTCTCTGCACTCAGGAGTGTACAGAAGCACTACAGAATCCCCAACCTTCACGGACTCAACACCTTCTCCAACTGACTCGACAACACCAGCACCTTCATGGCCGAACACAACAGGGAAACTTCCCTCTGCATCTGCACCAGAAAGCGTGTAAGCATCAGTGTGGCATACACCAGTGAATTCCACTTTCACTCTAACTTCATGGGCTCTTGGAGGAAGAACCTCAATCTCCTCAATAGAGAGATCCTTTCCTGCCTCCCAGGCAACAGCTGCCTTACATTTGATGATCTATATAGTTAGTAAAAAATTCACTGTAATGGTTATTTAGTCGGGTAAGATATTGAAAGGTTCGCAATAAAACAATCTTCTTCCCTCCCAAACAATTACTTTGATTGAACTTACTTGACCTTCGGTAGACATTGTGAATATCAAGAAT
This is a stretch of genomic DNA from Komagataella phaffii GS115 chromosome 3, complete sequence. It encodes these proteins:
- a CDS encoding S-(hydroxymethyl)glutathione dehydrogenase, producing the protein MSTEGQIIKCKAAVAWEAGKDLSIEEIEVLPPRAHEVRVKVEFTGVCHTDAYTLSGADAEGSFPVVFGHEGAGVVESVGEGVESVKVGDSVVLLYTPECRECKFCLSGKTNLCGKIRATQGKGLLPDGTSRFRCKGKDLFHYMGCSSFSQYTVVADISVVKVQDEAPKDKTCLLGCGVTTGYGAAINTAKISKGDKIGVFGAGCIGLSVIQGAVSKGASEIIVIDINDSKKAWADQFGATKFVNPTTLPEGTNIVDYLIDITDGGFDYTFDCTGNVQVMRNALESCHKGWGESIIIGVAAAGKEISTRPFQLVTGRVWRGCAFGGIKGRTQMPSLVQDYLDGKIKVDEFITHRHDLDNINKAFHDMHAGNCIRAVITMH